Proteins encoded in a region of the Aquila chrysaetos chrysaetos chromosome 25, bAquChr1.4, whole genome shotgun sequence genome:
- the LOC115335872 gene encoding myosin phosphatase Rho-interacting protein isoform X7 — translation MAAKDNPCRKFQANIFNKSKCQNCFKPRESHLLNDEDLNQAKPIYGGWLLLAPEGTDFDNPVHRSRKWQRRFFILYEHGLLRYALDEMPTTLPQGTINMNQCTDVVDGESRTGQKFSLCILTPEKEHFIRAENKEIISGWLEMLIVYPRTNKQNQKKKRKVEPPTPQEPGPAKMAVTSSNIPSAEKVPATKSTLWQEEMRGKDQADGGSGISPAQSPVQGQAGATSSLKDPMLDSKEDESSMNGDRIDCGRKTRVESGYFSLEKTKQDSKLEEQQLPPPPSPPSPSTPNNRRSQVIEKFEALDIENAEHMETNVSASAALSSETRQGRSEKRVFPRKRDFTCEGAAVGSILDVSASPLSPHRRAKSLDRRSTESSMTPDLLNFKKGWLTKQYEDGQWKKHWFVLTDQSLRYYRDSVAEEAADLDGEIDLSTCYDVTEYPVQRNYGFQIHTKEGEFTLSAMTSGIRRNWIQTIMKHVRPTTAPDVTRKNFSLKLSVLKPSSLPEEKSKTSSSFETGPKPSEKPDAEQAELDPEQKRSRARERRREGRSKTFDWAEFRPIQQALAQERANAADSSKSGSAAFPRDASATDADPGELERERARRREERRKRFEMIDAVDGAGSEEALRMEVDRILPVPADIKPQNVHVEIEQRWHQVETTPLREEKQIPIAPLHLAHTEDRDEGLTKQHLTTLLEKELEQKQKEALELLEQNRHLQDQLKVALGREQSAREGYVLQTEVAASPSGAWQRLHKVNQDLQSELEAQCQRQELINQQIQSLKRSYAEAKDVIRHHEAEIQSLQARLSNAAAELSIKEQTLAKLKSDLRSEKEKAKEQLEEWQHGEATLSSQLKASEQKLKSAEALLLEKTQELRDLEMQQALQRDHQKEVQRLQDRIADLSRQLNASEQTRILMEEKLQKNYEALLESCEREKQVLIRSLKEVEDKANEYENQLQNREQQMEILQKEKLSAKFEGSELVHQLEEQLVMKEASIQKLAEHIKELERERDQIKCRFHELMNQVAESDNEVAKLQAKLKMEETNYHNLEQSFEEVSDQFQGVQKVLKEKEEELRHVKEMHLRIVEKKDQDLSEALVKMVALDSSLEETKIKLKAKEEALKKLAGVGTGPCTEEAEDLGPSLEADESHPSQLGQPLQTQDVLPALTCALKEEEEEDVLETIQRQAEEFGSPSKAVELQDQELVQKALAKPDVGIMGAKRQRIRFSSIQCQKYIHPDGSEKNWTSSTSSDTSQDRSLSEESMSSEPALGYPSSGTSDSETYLSIIHSLETKLYITEEKLKDVTMKLESQHGHNQETLIALHHQWASTESQLREQLQTSLSQVSALISQLESERQEKFKLIENHVSELGGFQMKNDQALTCLEKCREQLRSLPKSDKEKEGDLFLVTLSSMETTLSNAIQALRGAPVPSEYQQSESLIVESPAPEGGFLGEEEHVSKEQRVEMFDASQLRWLSERVAFEASLINQIAESLKNASSEISRLLKEIQGTAEVVLLEPANVSHTAIDLASVLSKKLLLEGEFWSQVEELRVHLSTREGEAEGKTETTGLGFSPCFLSAVADATLIKAELGFVAQKMRESFHQRLKTIEEDLHNTKTALQQHKCMLEEIIKAYRTPDFDRVMHQISEALEIQKDASERTQTSWDGSCLQMVPCQELAKVEEMGSLPDHSSEALVSIQEDLAQQLKDKSNVLKEISVALLSLPPEEAMRDCQKLLKISQSLSYHSCMGDLERYSSLLVHDAIVQAQVCYAACKVRLEYEREMKSYKESLQSMDALCQERVKTVSLLRDEYEDLLRKQQGEYGEVIAMLERENADLKAKVSQLDSQRRLLEEEERKHSKSLSELQGRYEEEIRNVIEQLNRTEDALKAERTEGLNQLDAIVRDKQNMERYHLEQMQMLEDKFQAKIKELQVIHGEELQALQEHYSQNLQRLQETLDEYQRQHPEASPAAGPGGGDAWADGEAGGTGQGPGDDPDSMHGLRERIQELEAQMNVMRDELENKHLEGNASTLREKYQKDFENLKATCERGFAAMEETHQKKIEDLQRQHQRELEKLREEKDRLLAEETAATISAIEAMKNAHREELERELEKSQRSQISSVNADIEALRRQYLEELQSVQRELEVLSEQYSQKCLENAHLAQALEAERQALRQCQRENQELNAHNQELNNRLAAEITRLRTLLTGEGGGEAAGSPLTQGKDAYELEVLLRVKESEIQYLKQEISSLKDELQTALRDKKYASDKYKDIYTELSIVKAKADCDISRLKEQLKAATEAQGEKSPVNTTVSGYDIMKSKSNPDFLKKDRSSVSRQLRNIRSKSVIEQVSWDN, via the exons GAGCCCGGTCCTGCTAAGATGGCCGTGACCAGCAGCAACATCCCCAGTGCGGAGAAGGTGCCTGCCACCAAGTCCACACTTTGGCAGGAAGAAATGAGGGGCAAAGACCAAGCGGACGGGGGCAGTGGCATCAGCCCAGCGCAGAGCCcagttcaaggccaggctggggcTACCAGCTCCCTGAAGGATCCCATGCTGGACAGCAAGGAAG ACGAGAGCTCCATGAACGGAGACCGGATAGACTGTGGGCGGAAGACGCGTGTCGAGAGCGGGTACTTTTCCTTGGAGAAGACCAAGCAAGACTCGaagctggaagagcagcagctgccacccCCTCCGAGCCCACCCAGTCCCAGCACCCCAAACAACAG gcGATCCCAGGTAATTGAAAAATTTGAGGCATTAGATATTGAGAACGCGGAGCACATGGAAACGAACGTGTCGGCCAGTGCTGCCCTTTCCAGTGAGACGCGGCAGGGCAGGAGCGAGAAGAGGGTTTTCCCACGGAAACGG GACTTCACTTGTGAAGGTGCCGCTGTGGGCTCCATCCTGGATGTGTCTGCGTCTCCTCTGTCCCCGCATCGCCGGGCGAAGTCGCTGGACAGAAGGTCCACAGAGTCCTCTATGACG CCTGACCTGCTGAACTTCAAGAAGGGCTGGTTGACAAAGCAGTATGAGGACGGGCAG TGGAAGAAGCACTGGTTTGTGCTGACCGACCAGAGCCTGAGATACTACCGGGATTCGGTGGCGGAGGAG GCAGCTGACCTGGATGGAGAAATTGATTTATCCACGTGCTACGATGTTACTGAGTACCCGGTTCAGCGAAACTACGGCTTCCAGATCCAT ACGAAGGAGGGGGAGTTCACCCTGTCCGCCATGACATCGGGCATTCGCCGCAACTGGATCCAGACCATCATGAAGCATGTTCGCCCTACCACTGCTCCAGATGTAACAAG GAAAAACTTCTCTTTGAAACTATCCGTGCTGAAGCCCAG CTCCCTgccagaagagaaaagcaaaacaagctcTTCCTTCGAGACTGGTCCAAAGCCGAGCGAGAAGCCGGATGCGGAGCAAGCTGAGCTGGACCCGGAGCAGAAGCGGAGCCGTGCCAGGGAGCGCCGGCGAGAAGGACGGTCCAAGACCTTTGACTGGGCTGAATTTCGCCCCATCCAGCAAGCCCTGGCGCAGGAGCGTGCAAACGCTGCAGACTCCTCCAAGAGCGGCTCTGCCGCCTTCCCCAGGGATGCCAGCGCCACCGATGCCGACCCAGGAGAGCTGGAGCGGGAACGGGCCCGGCGGCGAGAAGAACGGCGCAAGCGCTTCGAGATGATCGATGCCGTGGACGGGGCAGGGTCGGAAGAAGCACTAAGAATGGAGGTGGACCGGATCCTGCCCGTCCCGGCGGACATCAAACCGCAGAACGTCCACGTGGAGATCGAGCAGCGCTGGCACCAGGTGGAGACCACCCCGTTGCGGGAGGAGAAGCAGATCCCCATCGCGCCCCTGCACCTCGCCCACACCGAGGACCGGGATGAGGGGCTGACAAAGCAGCACTTGACCACACTGCTGGAGAAGGAG ctggagcagaagcagaaggaggCCCTAGAGCTCCTGGAGCAGAACCGGCACCTGCAGGACCAGCTGAAAGTGGCACTGGGCCGGGAGCAGAGCGCCCGGGAGGGCTACGTGTTGCAG aCCGAGGTGGCCGCCTCGCCATCAGGTGCCTGGCAGAGGCTCCACAAAGTCAACCAAGACCTCCAAAGTGAGCTGGAAGCCCAATGCCAGCGTCAAGAGCTGATCAATCAGCAGATTCAGTCGCTGAAGCGCAGCTACGCCGAGGCCAAGGACGTGATCCGGCACCACGAAGCCGAGATTCAGAGCCTGCAGGCGAGGCTCAGTAACGCGGCGGCCGAGCTCTCCATCAAGGAGCAGACCCTGGCCAAGCTCAAGAGCGACCTGAGGAGcgaaaaagagaaagccaaagagcagctggaggagtGGCAGCACGGCGAGGCCACGCTCAGCTCCCAGCTGAAGGCCAGCGAGCAGAAGCTGAAGAGCGCGGAGGCTCTGCTCCTGGAGAAGACCCAGGAGCTGCGGGACCTGGAGATGCAGCAGGCTTTGCAGAGGGACCATCAGAAAGAGGTGCAGCGGCTCCAAGACAGGATCGCGGACCTGAGCAGGCAGCTGAATGCTAGCGAGCAAACGCGGATCCTCATGgaggagaagctgcagaagaattACGAGGCTTTGCTGGAGAGCTGCGAGAgggaaaagcaggttttaatACGGAGTCTGAAGGAGGTGGAGGATAAGGCCAACGAGTACGAGAACCAGCTGCAAAATAGAGAGCAGCAAATGGAGATCCTACAGAAGGAGAAACTGAGTGCAAAGTTTGAAGGCAGCGAGCTTGTCCaccagctggaggagcagctggTGATGAAGGAGGCCAGCATCCAGAAACTCGCAGAGCACATCAAGGAGCTCgaaagagagagagatcagATCAAATGTCGGTTCCACGAGCTCATGAATCAGGTTGCCGAGTCAGATAATGAAGTTGCAAAGCTGCAAGCAAAGTTGAAAATGGAAGAGACCAACTATCACAATCTGGAACAATCATTCGAGGAGGTGTCGGATCAGTTCCAGGGTGTGCAGAAggtgctgaaagaaaaagaagaagagctGAGACACGTTAAGGAAATGCACTTGAGAATTGTGGAGAAGAAAGATCAAGATCTCAGTGAGGCTTTGGTTAAAATGGTTGCTTTAGATAGCAGTTTAGAGGAGACTAAAATAAAGCTAAAGGCCAAGGAGGAGGCTTTAAAGAAATTAGCTGGTGTCGGCACAGGTCCATGTACTGAGGAGGCAGAAGACCTTGGCCCCAGTCTCGAGGCTGACGAAAGTCATCCATCCCAGCTGGGGCAGCCTCTGCAAACTCAGGATGTCCTCCCAGCTCTGACTTGCGcactgaaggaggaggaggaggaggacgtTCTTGAGACCATCCAGAGGCAAGCGGAGGAATTCGGCTCCCCATCCAAAGCTGTAGAGCTCCAGGACCAAGAGCTGGTTCAGAAAGCCTTGGCAAAGCCTGATGTAGGAATCATGGGGGCCAAGAGGCAAAGAATCCGTTTCTCGAGCATCCAGTGCCAAAAATACATCCATCCGGATGGATCAGAGAAAAACTGGACAAGCAGTACCTCTTCAGACACGAGCCAAGACAGATCGCTGTCTGAAGAAAGCATGTCATCAGAGCCCGCTCTTGGTTACCCGTCATCAGGAACAAGCGACTCTGAGACCTATCTCTCAATCATCCATTCCCTGGAAACTAAACTTTAtattacagaggaaaaactcAAAGATGTAACGATGAAGCTTGAAAGCCAGCACGGCCATAATCAGGAGACACTCATCGCCCTCCACCATCAATGGGCCAGCACAGAGTCTCAGCTGCGGGAACAACTTCAGACCAGCTTATCCCAAGTCAGTGCTTTGATCTCACAGCTGGAGAGTGAGAGGCAGGAAAAGTTCAAGCTCATAGAAAATCATGTTAGCGAGCTGGGAggtttccaaatgaaaaatgatcAAGCGCTGACTTGCTTAGAGAAGTGCAGGGAGCAACTAAGATCTTTGCCTAAatcagacaaagaaaaagagggtgATTTGTTCCTTGTTACTCTGTCCAGCATGGAAACAACCTTATCAAACGCAATCCAAGCCTTGAGAGGGGCGCCAGTCCCCTCGGAGTATCAGCAGAGTGAAAGCCTTATCGTGGAAAGCCCCGCTCCAGAAGGAGGTTTTTTGGGAGAAGAGGAGCACGTCTCCAAGGAGCAGCGAGTGGAAATGTTTGACGCCAGCCAGCTGAGATGGCTTTCTGAGAGAGTGGCGTTTGAGGCCTCTCTCATCAACCAAATAGCGGagtctttgaaaaatgcaagctCTGAGATATCTCGGCTTCTGAAAGAGATCCAGGGAACGGCTGAGGTGGTTTTGTTGGAGCCGGCAAATGTTTCTCATACAGCCATCGATTTGGCCAGCGTCCTATCTaagaagctgctgctggaaggggaGTTCTGGAGCCAGGTGGAGGAGCTGAGAGTGCACTTGAGCACCAGAGAAGGAGAAGCCGAgggcaaaacagaaacaacaggTTTGggcttttctccctgttttctcAGTGCTGTAGCAGACGCTACATTGATCAAGGCAGAACTTGGGTTTGTCgcacagaaaatgagagaatcTTTTCATCAGAGATTAAAAACAATCGAAGAAGACCTCCATAATACCAAAACAGCTCTCCAGCAGCATAAATGCATGTTGGAGGAGATCATCAAAGCGTACAGGACTCCTGATTTTGACAGAGTTATGCACCAGATTTCTGAAGCACTTGAAATTCAAAAAGATGCTTCAGAAAGAACCCAGACCTCCTGGGACGGGAGCTGTCTCCAAATGGTGCCGTGTCAGGAATTAGCCAAGGTGGAGGAGATGGGCAGCCTGCCAGACCATAGTAGTGAAGCTCTTGTTTCCATTCAGGAAGATCTTGCCCAACAACTAAAGGACAAATCAAATGTTCTGAAGGAGATATCTGTTGCCTTACTCTCTCTGCCTCCTGAGGAGGCAATGAGAGACTGTCAGAAGCTCCTGAAGATATCTCAGAGTCTTTCATATCATTCATGCATGGGAGACCTTGAACGGTATTCTTCTTTGTTAGTCCACGATGCAATTGTTCAGGCTCAGGTTTGTTATGCCGCTTGCAAAGTCCGACTGGAGTACGAGAGAGAGATGAAGTCCTACAAGGAGTCCTTACAGAGCATGGACGCGCTTTGCCAAGAGCGCGTGAAGACGGTCTCTCTCCTTCGGGACGAGTACGAAGACTTGCTTAGAAAGCAGCAGGGTGAGTATGGCGAGGTGATCGCCATGCTTGAAAGGGAGAACGCCGACCTCAAAGCAAAGGTGTCCCAGCTTGACAGTCAGCGAAGGCTCTTGGAGGAAGAAGAGCGTAAACACAGCAAGAGCTTGAGTGAGTTACAGGGACGGTATGAGGAGGAGATTCGAAACGTGATAGAGCAACTCAACAGGACAGAGGATGCTCTGAAGGCCGAGAGGACGGAGGGCCTCAACCAGCTGGATGCCATTGTCCGTGACAAGCAGAACATGGAGCGGTATCACCTGGAGCAGATGCAAATGCTGGAGGACAAGTTCCAAGCCAAGATCAAGGAGCTGCAGGTCATCCACGGCGAGGAGCTGCAGGCGCTGCAGGAGCACTACAGCCAGAACCTGCAGCGTCTGCAGGAGACCCTCGACGAGTACCAGAGGCAGCACCCGGAGGCGTCCCCCGCGGCGGGTCCGGGCGGCGGGGACGCCTGGGCGGACGGCGAGGCGGGTGGCACCGGGCAGGGCCCCGGCGATGACCCGGACTCCATGCACGGCCTGAGGGAACGCATCCAGGAGCTGGAGGCCCAGATGAACGTCATGAGGGACGAGCTGGAGAACAAGCATCTGGAGGGGAACGCGTCCACCTTGAGGGAAAAGTACCAGAAAGACTTTGAAAACTTAAAG GCAACATGTGAAAGGGGCTTTGCAGCCATGGAGGAGACACACCAGAAGAAGATCGAGGACCTGCAGCGGCAGCACCAGCGGGAGCTGGAGAAGCTGCGGGAGGAGAAAGACCGCCTGCTGGCAGAAGAAACGGCTGCCACCATTTCAG CCATCGAAGCCATGAAGAACGCACACCGGGAAGAGTTGGAGCGAGAGCTGGAGAAGTCCCAGCGCTCCCAGATCAGCAGCGTCAATGCCGACATCGAGGCTCTCCGAAGGCAATACCT GGAGGAGCTGCAGTCGGTGCAGCGGGAGCTGGAGGTGCTTTCGGAGCAGTATTCGCAGAAGTGTTTGGAGAACGCCCACCTGGCGCAGGCGCTGGAGGCTGAGAGGCAGGCCCTCCGCCAGTGCCAGCGGGAGAACCAGGAGCTCAACGCCCACAACCAG gagCTGAATAACCGCCTGGCTGCGGAGATCACGCGATTGCGGACCCTGCTGAccggggagggtgggggagaggCTGCTGGATCGCCTCTCACGCAGGGCAAGGACGCCTACGAGCTGGAG GTCCTGCTGCGGGTCAAAGAATCAGAAATCCAGTACCTGAAGCAGGAGATCAGCTCCCTCAAAGACGAGCTGCAGACAGCACTGAGG GATAAGAAATACGCCAGCGACAAGTACAAAGACATCTACACGGAGCTGAGCATCGTGAAGGCCAAGGCAGACTGCGATATCAGCAGGTTGaaagagcagctgaaagcagcCACAGAAGCTCAGGGAGAGAAATCCCCTGTGAACACCACTGTATCAGGATACG ATATTATGAAATCAAAAAGCAACCCTGATTTCTTGAAGAAAGACAGATCCAGTGTTAGCCGGCAACTAAGGAATATCAGGTCAAAG TCCGTTATTGAGCAGGTCTCATGGGATAACTGA